From a single Streptomyces sp. NBC_00377 genomic region:
- the mtrA gene encoding two-component system response regulator MtrA, with product MMSFMKGRVLVVDDDTALAEMLGIVLRGEGFEPYFVADGDKALAAFREAKPDLVLLDLMLPGRDGIEVCRLIRAESGVPIVMLTAKSDTVDVVVGLESGADDYIVKPFKPKELVARIRARLRRSEEPAPEQLAIGDLVIDVAGHSVKREGQSIALTPLEFDLLVALARKPWQVFTREVLLEQVWGYRHAADTRLVNVHVQRLRSKVEKDPERPEIVVTVRGVGYKAGPS from the coding sequence ATGATGTCGTTTATGAAGGGACGAGTCCTTGTCGTCGACGACGACACCGCACTGGCCGAGATGCTCGGCATTGTGCTGCGTGGTGAAGGTTTTGAGCCGTATTTCGTAGCCGACGGTGACAAGGCGCTGGCCGCTTTCCGTGAGGCGAAGCCCGACCTGGTGCTGCTGGACCTGATGCTGCCCGGCCGGGACGGCATCGAGGTGTGCCGCCTGATCCGGGCGGAGTCCGGGGTGCCCATCGTGATGCTCACAGCGAAGAGCGACACCGTCGATGTCGTCGTCGGACTGGAGTCCGGTGCCGACGACTACATCGTGAAGCCGTTCAAGCCGAAGGAGCTGGTCGCCCGGATCCGGGCCCGGCTGCGGAGGTCCGAGGAACCGGCGCCGGAACAGCTCGCCATCGGCGACCTGGTCATCGACGTGGCCGGTCACTCCGTGAAGCGGGAAGGCCAGTCGATCGCACTGACGCCGCTGGAGTTCGATCTGCTGGTCGCGCTGGCGCGCAAGCCCTGGCAGGTCTTCACCCGCGAGGTGCTCCTCGAACAGGTGTGGGGCTACCGGCACGCCGCCGACACCCGCCTGGTGAACGTGCACGTGCAGCGGCTGCGCTCCAAGGTCGAGAAGGACCCCGAGCGACCGGAGATCGTCGTGACCGTCCGTGGCGTCGGATACAAGGCAGGACCCAGCTGA
- the mtrB gene encoding MtrAB system histidine kinase MtrB, whose translation MSGDSAASAPGRSGARPQRPVGRGTPGSRFARLLEGGLLQGGVQGSPVLRLLLRWVRRPLLPVMRLWRRNIQLKVVATTLLMSLGVVLLLGFVVIGQVRNGLLDAKVKASQSQATGGFAVAKQKADEAAGAVAGDGTRADAGASQNVIEWMSELVLSLSSGGQGAFDVVTLPPGDVSGVARGPRASGFVDPDKSVPEKLREQVNTSTGAAQSYSRIIYLSDKESQPALVIGKQVNDPNGDPYELYYLFPLTQEEKSLSLVKGTLATAGLFVVVLLGAIAWLVVRQVVTPVRMAAGIAERLSAGRLQERMKVTGEDDIARLGEAFNKMAQNLQLKIQQLEDLSRMQRRFVSDVSHELRTPLTTVRMAADVIHDARVDFDPVTARSAELLADQLDRFETLLADLLEISRFDAGAAALEAEPIDLREVVRRVVSGAAPLAERKGTTVRVIGDQQPVVAEADARRVERVLRNLVVNAVEHGEGKDVIVKLAAAGGAVAIAVRDYGVGLKPGEATRVFSRFWRADPARARTTGGTGLGLSIALEDARLHGGWLQAWGEPGGGSQFRLTLPRTADEPLRGSPIPLEPKDSRRNRGQLDEAGLPRGGGQKSATVPVQPANEQSSAARSTLAPRTAGVAPTADPTALPGNGARVVPRPASGTGGGRGQDEPPAAGTAGDDNPQRTETSRARDTDDTSGPGDPDGAGDAGDTALRGASNRPRAGAESSDQHGEAFRGR comes from the coding sequence ATGTCGGGTGACAGTGCCGCTTCGGCCCCCGGTCGGTCCGGGGCCCGTCCACAGCGGCCTGTCGGCCGTGGGACACCGGGTTCACGTTTCGCACGCCTCCTCGAAGGAGGACTGCTCCAGGGCGGGGTCCAGGGCAGCCCCGTCCTGAGGCTGCTGCTGCGCTGGGTGCGTCGGCCGCTGCTGCCCGTCATGCGGCTGTGGCGGCGCAACATCCAGCTCAAGGTCGTCGCCACGACGCTGCTGATGTCACTGGGCGTCGTCCTGCTGCTGGGCTTCGTCGTCATCGGGCAGGTCCGCAACGGGCTGCTCGACGCCAAGGTGAAGGCGTCCCAGAGCCAGGCCACCGGCGGGTTCGCCGTCGCCAAGCAGAAGGCCGACGAGGCCGCCGGCGCGGTCGCCGGTGACGGCACCCGGGCGGACGCCGGCGCCTCCCAGAACGTCATCGAATGGATGAGCGAGCTCGTACTGTCGCTGTCCAGCGGCGGCCAGGGCGCCTTCGACGTGGTCACCCTGCCCCCCGGCGACGTCAGCGGCGTCGCCCGCGGGCCGCGTGCCTCCGGCTTCGTCGACCCCGACAAGAGCGTCCCCGAGAAGCTGCGCGAGCAGGTCAACACCAGCACCGGCGCGGCGCAGAGCTACTCCCGCATCATCTACCTCAGCGACAAGGAATCCCAGCCGGCCCTGGTCATCGGCAAGCAGGTCAACGACCCCAACGGCGATCCGTACGAGCTGTACTACCTCTTCCCGCTCACGCAGGAGGAGAAGTCGCTCAGCCTCGTCAAGGGCACTCTGGCGACCGCCGGACTGTTCGTCGTCGTCCTCCTCGGCGCCATCGCCTGGCTCGTGGTGCGGCAGGTCGTCACGCCCGTGCGGATGGCCGCCGGGATCGCCGAACGGCTGTCCGCCGGGCGGCTCCAGGAACGCATGAAGGTCACCGGCGAGGACGACATCGCCCGCCTCGGCGAGGCCTTCAACAAGATGGCCCAGAACCTCCAGCTGAAGATCCAGCAACTGGAGGACCTCTCACGCATGCAGCGGCGGTTCGTGTCCGACGTCTCGCACGAACTGCGCACGCCGCTGACGACCGTACGCATGGCCGCCGACGTCATCCACGACGCCCGGGTCGACTTCGACCCCGTCACCGCACGGTCCGCGGAACTGCTCGCCGACCAGCTCGACCGGTTCGAGACACTGCTCGCGGACCTCCTGGAGATCAGCCGCTTCGACGCCGGCGCCGCCGCCCTGGAGGCCGAGCCGATCGACCTCAGGGAGGTCGTGCGCCGGGTCGTCAGCGGGGCCGCGCCGCTCGCCGAACGCAAGGGGACGACCGTACGCGTCATCGGCGACCAGCAGCCCGTCGTCGCCGAAGCCGACGCCCGGCGCGTGGAGCGGGTCCTGCGCAACCTGGTCGTCAACGCCGTCGAACACGGCGAGGGCAAGGACGTCATCGTCAAACTCGCCGCCGCGGGCGGCGCCGTCGCCATCGCCGTGCGCGACTACGGCGTCGGACTCAAGCCCGGCGAGGCCACCCGCGTCTTCAGCCGGTTCTGGCGCGCCGACCCGGCACGCGCGCGTACCACCGGCGGCACCGGTCTGGGGCTCTCCATCGCCCTGGAGGACGCGCGGCTCCACGGCGGCTGGTTGCAGGCATGGGGAGAGCCCGGCGGCGGCTCGCAGTTCCGGCTGACACTGCCCAGGACCGCGGACGAACCGCTGCGGGGCTCGCCGATACCGCTCGAACCGAAGGACTCCCGCCGCAACCGGGGACAGCTCGACGAAGCGGGTCTGCCGCGCGGCGGAGGCCAGAAGAGCGCGACGGTGCCGGTACAGCCCGCCAATGAGCAGTCGTCGGCCGCGCGGAGCACCCTCGCGCCCCGCACGGCCGGCGTGGCTCCCACGGCCGACCCGACGGCGCTGCCCGGCAACGGCGCGCGCGTCGTGCCCCGGCCCGCCTCGGGCACCGGCGGCGGACGCGGACAGGACGAACCGCCCGCCGCGGGGACAGCAGGCGACGACAACCCGCAACGGACGGAAACGTCCCGCGCGCGGGACACGGACGACACAAGTGGCCCCGGTGACCCGGATGGCGCCGGCGACGCGGGTGACACAGCACTGAGGGGGGCTTCGAACCGGCCGAGAGCCGGGGCGGAGAGCTCGGACCAGCATGGGGAGGCATTTCGTGGGCGCTGA
- the mtnA gene encoding S-methyl-5-thioribose-1-phosphate isomerase, protein MADQYAQSGEDKRPSEIPAIRWEELPEGPVLVLLDQTRLPAEEVELVCTDASALVEAISSLSVRGAPLLGIAGAYGVALAAARGFDVEDAAHALAGARPTAVNLSVGVRRARAAYEAELAAGGDPAQGARAALAAARQLHREDAEASARMAAHGLALLDELLPGGGHRVLTHCNTGALVSGGEGTAFAVALAGHRVGRLRRLWVDETRPLLQGARLTAYEAARNGMAYTLLTDNAAGSLFAAGEVDAVLIGADRIAADGSVANKVGSYPLAVLARYHHVPFIVVAPVTTVDLETPDGASIEVEQRPGFEVTEAMVPQAPVTGAGMWAPVAPLGTQAYNPAFDVTPPELVTAIVTEEGVVSPVTAEALAELCGRARREGAGL, encoded by the coding sequence ATGGCTGATCAGTACGCGCAAAGCGGCGAGGACAAGCGGCCGAGCGAGATTCCTGCGATCCGTTGGGAGGAGCTACCCGAAGGTCCTGTGCTGGTCCTTCTCGACCAGACGAGACTGCCAGCGGAGGAAGTCGAACTGGTGTGTACGGACGCGTCCGCGCTGGTGGAGGCGATCAGTTCGCTGTCGGTGCGCGGGGCACCGCTGCTCGGGATCGCGGGAGCGTACGGCGTCGCGCTCGCCGCCGCGCGCGGTTTCGACGTGGAGGACGCCGCGCACGCGCTGGCGGGCGCCCGGCCCACCGCGGTGAACCTGTCCGTCGGCGTGCGCCGGGCGAGGGCCGCGTACGAGGCCGAGCTCGCCGCGGGAGGCGACCCGGCTCAGGGCGCGCGGGCCGCGCTCGCGGCGGCGCGGCAGCTCCACCGGGAGGACGCCGAGGCCAGTGCCCGGATGGCCGCGCACGGGCTGGCGCTCCTCGACGAGCTGCTGCCCGGCGGCGGGCACCGTGTCCTCACCCACTGCAACACCGGTGCGCTGGTGTCGGGTGGAGAGGGGACGGCGTTCGCGGTGGCGCTCGCCGGGCACCGGGTGGGACGGCTGCGCCGGCTGTGGGTGGACGAGACGCGGCCGCTGTTGCAGGGCGCCCGCCTGACGGCGTACGAAGCGGCGCGCAACGGCATGGCGTACACGTTGCTGACGGACAACGCGGCGGGTTCGCTCTTCGCGGCGGGCGAGGTGGACGCGGTGCTGATCGGGGCGGACCGCATCGCGGCCGACGGGTCGGTGGCGAACAAGGTGGGGAGCTATCCGCTCGCGGTGCTGGCGCGCTACCACCATGTGCCGTTCATTGTGGTGGCGCCGGTGACCACGGTGGATCTGGAGACGCCTGACGGTGCGTCCATCGAGGTGGAACAGCGCCCCGGTTTCGAGGTGACGGAGGCCATGGTGCCGCAGGCGCCGGTGACGGGAGCGGGCATGTGGGCTCCGGTGGCGCCGCTGGGGACCCAGGCGTACAACCCGGCGTTCGACGTGACGCCGCCCGAGCTGGTGACGGCGATCGTCACGGAGGAAGGCGTGGTGTCGCCGGTGACCGCCGAGGCGCTCGCCGAGCTGTGCGGCAGGGCGCGCCGGGAAGGGGCGGGACTGTGA
- a CDS encoding GNAT family N-acetyltransferase codes for MSDPLRDRIERYYATVPLLFADAEDFGPLRLFVRREPGAPYYGGPGHAQPTGAGAASVGAADIARVRARQRALGVPEAFEWLAESTPALRARIEAAGLTVLRRPLMALPPHEPLPPQPLPDGVTLRALTADDPALPAALALPHLAFAETPPPDSHSPGDPARAAGESDRAKLARTAEQLIGDGTVAAVRPTIRAGHKTLVAALAADATPLATGHYHPANATTEIGGIGTLPSARRQGLAAAVTAALVAHARTHGVETVFLAYAHESAARLYARLGFRPAGTTLLIAGQPARS; via the coding sequence ATGAGCGACCCGCTGCGCGACCGCATCGAGCGGTATTACGCGACCGTGCCCCTTCTCTTCGCCGACGCCGAGGACTTCGGTCCGCTGCGCCTGTTCGTACGGAGGGAGCCCGGTGCCCCGTACTACGGCGGTCCGGGGCACGCCCAGCCCACCGGGGCGGGCGCGGCCTCCGTCGGAGCGGCCGACATCGCCCGGGTGCGTGCCCGGCAGCGTGCGCTCGGTGTACCGGAAGCGTTCGAGTGGCTGGCCGAGTCGACGCCCGCGCTGCGTGCCCGTATCGAGGCCGCCGGCCTCACGGTGCTGCGGCGCCCTCTGATGGCGCTGCCTCCCCACGAGCCGCTCCCTCCGCAGCCCCTGCCCGACGGGGTGACACTGCGCGCGCTGACCGCGGACGACCCCGCACTGCCCGCGGCCCTCGCCCTCCCGCACCTGGCGTTCGCCGAAACGCCCCCGCCCGACAGCCACTCCCCCGGGGATCCCGCCCGCGCGGCAGGCGAGTCGGACCGCGCGAAGCTGGCGAGGACGGCCGAGCAGCTGATCGGGGACGGCACGGTGGCCGCGGTCCGCCCCACGATCCGCGCCGGACACAAGACCCTCGTCGCCGCCCTCGCCGCGGACGCCACCCCGCTGGCCACCGGCCACTACCACCCGGCGAACGCCACCACGGAGATCGGCGGCATCGGCACCCTGCCCTCCGCCCGCCGCCAGGGGCTGGCCGCCGCCGTGACCGCGGCCCTGGTCGCCCACGCCCGCACCCACGGCGTCGAGACGGTCTTCCTGGCCTACGCGCACGAGTCCGCCGCCCGCCTCTACGCCCGTCTCGGCTTCCGCCCCGCCGGGACGACCCTCCTGATCGCCGGCCAGCCCGCCCGCTCGTAG